ATGTCCTGCCACAACAGCACTGTTAGGCCGCAGGCCGTGCCCAGGGATGCCGCGACGGTGCCGACGATCACCAGGGCGGCCACCACACTGCGGGTGATCAGCACCATGATCGCGAAGATCAGGATCATCGAGGCGATGATCGCGACCATCAAATCGATGGAAACACCGTCCTGCATATCGGCAAACATTGATGCGGTGCCCCCGATCGAGACCTTGGCATTGGACAGCGGAGTGCCCTTAACCGAGTCGGCGACAACACCTTTGAGGTCACGGACGTGTTGGATTCCTTCGACCGACGCCGGGTCTCCCTCGTGGGTGATGATGAAGCGGACAGCCCTGCCATCCGGCGAGACGAACATCTTGAGCCCGCGTTTGAAGTCGGGGTTGGTGAACACGTCTGGCGATATATAGAAGAAATCGTCGTTCTTGGCCTGATCGAAGTACAGACCGATTTCCGTTGCACCCTTGGCCATTTCCTGTTGCTGGGCTTGGATACCGGCCGTCACACTATGCGTCGAGATCATGAAGTCGCGCATCCTGATCATCGAATCGATGGTCGTCCTCAGCACCGGAAGCATCTGCGGCATCAGCTGATCCATCTTGTCCATATCCGCGATAAGGCCGTTCATTTGGTCGGCGAGCACGTCAACGCTGTCCAAAACATCGAAGATCGATCGCAGCGACTGGCAGATCGGGATATCAAAGCAATGTTTCTCCCAGTAGAAGTAATTGCGCAGCGGCCGGAAGAAATCGTCGAAATTGGCTAAGTTGTCACGCATCTCCTGGATGGTCGCGTTCATCTCATGGGTCCGACCCACCATGCCGTGCATGGTGCCCGTGAGCTCCTGCATGAGGCTGTACATCCGCTCCATGGTGGCAACGGTCTTACTCAGCTCGTCGGCCTGTTCGAGCATCTGCGCCGAGTTGTCGCTGTTGAACTTTGACGTCTGCAGGGTACCCGCGTTCTGCGCTCCCATCAGGAACGGGAGCGAGCTGTGCTCGATCGGCGCCCCGAGCGGACGGGTGAGGGTCTGCACCCGTTCGATACCGCGCATACGCACGATGCCCTTGGCCACCTTGTCGATGACCAGCATGTCGGCCGGGGTGCGCAGGTCGTGATCGGCCTCCAGCATCAATAGTTCCGGGTTCATCCGGGCCTGGGAGAAGTGCCGGCCGGCGACCTCCATGGCAAGGTTGGCCGGCATGTCGGCCGGCGTGAACTTCTGGTCGTTGTACTGCGGCACGTACGTCATGAGGCTGACGAATCCTACGATCGCGATCAGGCTGGTCAACACGATGATCGGAATGGGCCAACGCACCACCGACGTACCGACCCTGCGCCAGCCTCGTGCGGAGAGCGTGCCCTTGGGTTCCAGCAGCCCAAACTTCGAGGCCACCGTCAGCACCGCGGGCGCCAACGTCAGCGCGGCGACCACGATCACCAGCATCGAGATCGCACACGGCAGCGCCATGCTCTGGAAGTAGGGCAGCGTGGTCATGGTCAAGCACAGGCACGCGCCGACGATGGTCAGACCGGAACCCAGAATGACGTGAGAGACACCGTGATACGCCACGTAATACGCGTCTTCCCGGCTCAGTCCCTTCGACCTCTCCTCGTGATAGCGACCGAATAGGAAGATCACGTAGTCGGTGCCGGCCGCCAGCGCCAGCGCCGTCACCATGCTCACCGCGTAGGGGGTCAGTCCGATGAAGTTCAGGTAGCCCGCTGTTGCCGTAACACCTTGGGCGGCAATTAGTTCCAGACCAATAATGACCATGGAGATGAGCATGGTGACGATGGAGCGGTAAATGAACAGGAGCATCACGATGATCACGCCGACCGAGAGCATTTCCAAGATCGCCATGCTCTGCTGACCAGCCA
This genomic window from Mycobacteroides chelonae contains:
- a CDS encoding RND family transporter, which translates into the protein MSNSHVSPHRPLLGHTIRLLSVPIILFWVALVVILGALIPSLNDVAESRSVPLSPQNSESYQGMLNIGKVFQQYDSDSSAMVVLEGDDKLGDAAHKYYNQIVEKLKADQEHVQNVQDFWSDPLTAAGSQSVDGKAAYVQIFLNGSQGTSASYESVAAVRQIVDSVPAPPGITAYVAGSTALNADTSVAGQQSMAILEMLSVGVIIVMLLFIYRSIVTMLISMVIIGLELIAAQGVTATAGYLNFIGLTPYAVSMVTALALAAGTDYVIFLFGRYHEERSKGLSREDAYYVAYHGVSHVILGSGLTIVGACLCLTMTTLPYFQSMALPCAISMLVIVVAALTLAPAVLTVASKFGLLEPKGTLSARGWRRVGTSVVRWPIPIIVLTSLIAIVGFVSLMTYVPQYNDQKFTPADMPANLAMEVAGRHFSQARMNPELLMLEADHDLRTPADMLVIDKVAKGIVRMRGIERVQTLTRPLGAPIEHSSLPFLMGAQNAGTLQTSKFNSDNSAQMLEQADELSKTVATMERMYSLMQELTGTMHGMVGRTHEMNATIQEMRDNLANFDDFFRPLRNYFYWEKHCFDIPICQSLRSIFDVLDSVDVLADQMNGLIADMDKMDQLMPQMLPVLRTTIDSMIRMRDFMISTHSVTAGIQAQQQEMAKGATEIGLYFDQAKNDDFFYISPDVFTNPDFKRGLKMFVSPDGRAVRFIITHEGDPASVEGIQHVRDLKGVVADSVKGTPLSNAKVSIGGTASMFADMQDGVSIDLMVAIIASMILIFAIMVLITRSVVAALVIVGTVAASLGTACGLTVLLWQDILGLGVQWIVIPLSMVILLAVGSDYNLLVVSRLKEEIHAGLNTGMIRGMGATGRVVTAAGLVFAFTMMSMVVSDLRVVGQMGTTIGIGLIVDTLIVRAFMTPAIAAALGRWFWWPINVFEIVRRGRDVPSPEPATAPLAVVDTGQQPPPTPTTP